ACAGGTAAAACTTTTGTTAACTTTATACTTACAATTGACTTTTTGCCTTGGCACTGttttgatataattggcatgtTAGTGTAATTAAAGCCATCCGAATTACTTAAGTCGAACCTTTTCTTCTCTAGAGTGATTTGTATAGGTGAGTTTCAGCACATAAACCACTGGAAACCTCATTTTCCATATCACTTCTTGCAGTCGAGTCACTGAAGCGGCTTCATGTAAAGTTATCGTGGTCCCTGTGACTGGCGAAGAACTAGGTGTACAGTTAAGAGAACAAGACATGTCATGGAATGCTTTCCTTTCTACTGTCAGTCAAAACGGCAGGTACTGTGTGGCATTGTGTCTCTTCCCCACATATGAACATATTAATCTAATAAATGGTAACTTTTGTGTTGTTAAACCATATTTTAATCTAGTAAAAGTAGAGTAAAGTTTGCTAACTTAATGATCACTGATAATCATtcttttcttgtattttgtGTAACTTATCATCCAAGTTATCTAACTCTTTGCTCTTGGCTCTTGGCAGATCAGGCGGCTACTCTCCGATATATCAATCAGTTGATTCTGTCACTAACATACTATTCTCATCAGGAACCACAGGTAAAGATTATCCTTCAATTGTGTCAGGTTGAGACTATCATTCTAATGCTTTTCTTGTTATATACTCATATGTTTTGATTCCATCAGGAGATCCAAAAGCTATTCCTTGGACTCAACTTGCACCAATAAGAAGTGCTGCCGACGGATGGGCTGCAATTGATATTCAACCTGGAGATGTCTATTGTTGGCCTACAAATTTAGGATGGGTGATCGGACCAACCGTGTTATACCATTGTTTTCTAAATGGTGCAGCTCTTGCTCTCTACCATGGATCGCCTCAAGGCAGCGATTTTGGAAAATTTGTTCAggtgattcctccaaatcaatTGTTCCATTACTCGTATCATTGTACAATGGTAATGATTATTTTGATCTCCTGAAAAGCTGGGAGTGCATACAAAGAACTTACAGAACTATGATTTTTCAGGATGCAGGTGTAACCATACTGGGAACTGTGCCGAGCTTAGTTAAAGCTTGGAAGAGTACACAATGCATGGAGGGTTTGGATTGGACAAAGATAAAGTAACATCTCTCACGAGTTTAAATAATCAAGTGAGTAGCTAAACCACTAATGGAAAATAGACTGAAGTAGTTAAATATATGTAGGGCATTTTGTTCCAGTGGAGAAACTTCAAATGTTGATGATGATCTATGGTTGTCTTCAAAAGCTTACTACAGTCCAATTGTTGAATTGTGTGGAGGAACAGAACTTGCCTCTAGTTACATTGCGGGTAGCCCACTTCAGCCTCAAGCCTTTGGTGCTTTTAGCACAGCATCAATGACAACTGGTTTTGTCattcttgatgaaaatggagTTGCTTATGTAAGTACATTTTCTGGATTATAAATATTCCATTGTCATTGAAAATAGGTTTTCTAATGTGTTTGATCTCTTTGAACTATATGACAGCCAGAGGGTGTTCCCTGTGTTGGTGAGGTGGGCTTGTTCCCTTTATCTCTGGGTGCTTCTGATAGATTGCTTAATGCTGATCATGATATGGTTTACTTTAAGGGAATGCCAACTTATAAAGGACAGGTATCTACTTCAATTTCTGCATTTAGTCCCAACGAATGATTTTCGCATGTAGATGCAGCTAGAGGGATGAGATTGTTTTGATTCTAAACCATATATGGATGGTTAGATTATCGGTTATCAAATGTTAATAACTTCATAAGCTATCAATCTGCCAAAGTACTATTAATCATTTTCTGATTGCCCTTCTTTATAAATTAGagcataataattaaatatttaatcataATTATTATTTCTGTATTAACAGGTACTTAGGAGACATGGGGATATAATAAAGAGAACTGTTGGAGGCTATATTATTGTACAAGGAAGGGCAGATGACACCATGAATCTTGGTGGAATAAAGGTATTAGTATTATCATTGCTTTTGCTATTATGAGATTGGCTATTATTGTTGCTTAGGATTTTTCTGTTTCTGTAATTCTGATTTGCAGACAAGTTCTATAGAAATCGAGCGCGTCTGTGATAGGGCCGACGAATGCATTTCGGAGACGGCAGCAGTCAGTGTTGCTCCTCCAAGTGGTGGTCCAGATCAGCTGGctatatttgttgttttaaagAAAGGATATGTTTCCAATGCAGAAACTCTAAAGCTGAGATTTTCCAAAGCAATTCAAAGCAACCTTAATCCTTTGTTTAAGGTATGATCATTAAACAGTTGTGATTGATACCAATAGCACTTTATTATTTGGTGAAGGGACACAAAATTGATTCAACATCCAAAACTTTTCTCATTGCATCACACTACAGGTAAGCCATGTTAAAGTTGTGGGGGAGTTTCCAAGAACAGCTTCGAACAAAATACTGAGGAGAGTTCTGAGAGATCAAATGAAGCAAGAGTTATCAGTTAAGAGCAGACTTTAGCGACAGACCATAATAAACAATGTTGAAGGAGCATGTCTATAATAATGTTCAAGGAATACAATGTAATACCATAAAAAATGTTTTGCAAAAGGTTATGGGAACATAAAAGTACAAATGTGATGTTGAAGCAATGATATTTGATATATCATGTATGATTTGAAGTCAATGGCACAGGCACAACATTCAAAGGGTTGACATCTTTTTGCCTTCTTCAATCTTCATGTCCCGGTTACATGAAGTAGCGGGAGTTTAATTTAGTtgatttcatttcttttttaatatagaaTAAGCCAATAAGGTAAGTAAAAATTTGCCGGAAATTAATTTACCAATAAACTATCTAAGGTCCGTTTGGATGAGTTTTTATGATAAgatctttcttttaattaattctttaaaaatatatttttaaaaagaaaaaaataattttatgtttagatatttcatgtaaaaattttttgtttatttaataattatgtttaggtataataatataaaaatattttttatttatttataatattaattttttttaaataaaagaaaatcttttaaaaaatatagattataGCTTCNNNNNNNNNNNNNNNNNNNNNNNNNNNNNNNNNNNNNNNNNNNNNNNNNNNNNNNNNNNNNNNNNNNNNNNNNNNNNNNNNNNNNNNNNNNNNNNNNNNNNNNNNNNNNNNNNNNNNNNNNNNNNNNNNNNNNNNNNNNNNNNNNNNNNNNNNNNNNNNNNNNNNNNNNNNNNNNNNNNNNNNNNNNNNNNNNNNNNNNNNNNNNNNNNNNNNNNNNNNNNNNNNNNNNNNNNNNNNNNNNNNNNNNNNNNNNNNNNNNNNNNNNNNNNNNNNNNNNNNNNNNNNNNNNNNNNNNNNNNNNNNNNNNNNNNNNNNNNNNNNNNNNNNNNNNNNNNNNNNNNNNNNNNNNNNNNNNNNNNNNNNNNNNNNNNNNNNNNNNNNNNTATTTGTTAACCACTTTACCCTCAATTCACCtttcattaaattaattaaacagAAATAAAACTTTATCTTCGAAATGAACTAaggatttttaagatttttgctTTTCTTGGGTCTTTACTCTTTATCAAtgattagaaaaagaaaaaaaaaaaaaacaagagagACAGTCCGAACACACTGAAagcaaaaaatgagaaaaaaaaccCCACCCAAGAATGAGGAAAAGCGTTTGTATCATTTGGTGATCCATCTACTCTAATACTTAGCTCCTTCATTTGAATAAATTTCATTCCTACAAGACTCAGAAACAGTGAAGAAAAAACCATGCATTACTAAGTTTTGGTATGCATGATTTTCTGCTAGTCGATTAGAGCACAGTAGGTGTTTGACGAAATGCTTTATAGAAGATTCCCACagtcttttcaaaatttcaattaatcATTACATCTTTTAAACTACATGTTCTCTTGCATGCACTGCCCGCCGGTCCGGGATGGGTTTCTTCTGTTTCGTACTCATGTTTGTTTAATTCTGTTTCACTTGGTGAAAAGTTCTtggaattttgtgattttaacAAGTTCTGTTCTCTTTGTCTGGTCATGCATTAAACGCAGCTAAAGCCTTTGTTTTTATGAACTATAATAGTGATGCccttctccttttcttctttgaCACCAGGCTAAGCAGAAGCAGGCAGACAGAAGCTTAAAATATGTGTTATTATTGACAACCTTGTGTCCTGTTTGATTGGTTGCTTCACAACGAAGTAATCAAAATGCTATATCTCCAAACTACTGTCCTTCCTAGATGCCCTTCTCCTTTTTGCACCACAAAAATGGATGATTGTTTGCGTTCATTCTCATCAGTTAATGTTCAGAATTCTAGTTTAGAATCTACTCATGCCATTGTTCATTTGGGATTCTTGTTTCATTCCCCTATATCTACCCATTGCACTCTGAAGTAGTTTTCTTGATATGCTTCAGGAGAATCTCCTTCAAATACTGAATATGATTCTGAACCTAAACCTGACTCTAACAAAAGAGTTAGGCCTAAGGCAAGAATGCAGTCTTCAAAAGATGTGGCATCTGGCATTGGTGAAATAGGTTCTGCTGATGCCTTCCCTACAATAATTCCAAGGAAGCCAAGGCATGGTCGTAGAAGCGAAGCAATGGCAGTGGAAGATTACATACATGGTTCGTTTGAACGCGCATTTGAAATAATTCGGCAgcaaaaataagatgttttggAGGATCAGGAAAACATAATGAAGGATAGCGTCCATGGCAATTATGAATCCGAAAgcagtgatgatgatgatgatgatgatggtggtgaagaggagttgaagaaggacaatgaagaagaggaagatgatgaagatgacAATGACAGGGTAAAGAATATGGTGATtgaggaagaaagtgaaaacTGATGATTACTGGGTGCAGGAGATCAACTGTTTGGAGTGGGAGAATTTTGCTTTCCATCCCAGCCCATTAATTATCCTTGTATTTAAACGTTATAACAGGTAAACTCCCCTATTCTAAATAATATAGTATATTTTCATtcactaatattaataaaaaaaaggcaCAAAAACCAGCCTTTGGTGTTTGAAATTGTTATTCCACATAGCAAgtgataactggaaacttttGAAAGAGCTGGAGGAAGCAATCAAGGTATATTGGAACGCCAAAGATCGGTTACCTCCTCGGGTATAGTCAATCTTTTTTCTTATAGCCAAACCTCAAACTTGCTAGAAGCCTTAAACTGCAATTCATATAATGCCTTGAATTTTCTGTTTATAGGCTGTTAAGATTGACATTAACATCAAGAGAGACTTGGCATATGCCCTGAAAGTTAAAGGATGTCCTCAAATTTTGTTTTTGCGGGGACACGGAGTAGTGTACAGGAAGAAAGGTGAGATTGCTGCTCTTTCTAGTCTCATTTTAAACAGAGAAGTATTGTACATTCATTTTACCTAGTACATTGAGCAGATATATACCTCATTTCATGTATGATGCATGAACGGATACAAATAACATATCTCTCTGAATATACTAGGCCACATACTCACATAGTATTTGTTTGGTTAGCTTCGTTCCAAGACAGCATTCTCgttgttttagtttttctttttcacaatgAAACACTGCTTCCGATGCCATTGCAGAAGTGAGAAATGCCGATGAGCTAGTTCAGAAGATGGCATTTTTCTATTACAATGCAAAGAAAGCCTGCCTGGATTGACAACAAGGCTTTGCCACGTTTTCgtttttaatcaaatttcagAAATGTCATGTAGCCCTTATCAACTAAAATATTGTCTTTGTTGTGATGCGTACAACCAAATATGCCGCAACATTTGTTTCACTGTGATCTTGTATtaaggaaaagtaaataactaaGGTGAGTTTGTGTATATATTTTCCAACGGATCAAAATTAGAACTCTTTTTCCATAACAATTTTGTGTAGTCAAATTTGCATTGTGTTATATATAGTagatgttttcaaaatattaaacaCACTAGTTTGCATTGACCATTTCACTTTCTAAAAAAAGGAGTTTCTCACTACatcgttttctttttttataggGTTTACTGTTACTCCCATAATACACTCGTACCCCTTTTTTCATGTCATAATCATATGCATAAATTGGGAAATTATATGAAATATTTAATTCCTAAGAATGATtctttttctcaaaaaaaaaaagtcagaaGAAAATTgccttttattttctgaataaaaagatttctttttcaaagaatAAAATACCCCATTGGTCACAGAATATTCTGTGGTCTTATTTATTAGCCATAGTCATTATCATTTGTATTCCATATATATAGCGCTCTCCTTTACACTTTACAGGAAGCAAATATTATTTTCCTTTCTTATATACGCTAGTTTAGAGAGCAACACCATATACTTTTTAATAACCTTTTTCTCACCATTCATTATTTATATAGATTTAGATAACAAAGTAAAAGAAGTATTGAATATCTTAATATTTGAGAttttgtcttcaacaattaaatgaaaaaggaCATTATGATTGTTATTCATTAGATCTAGATCATTGGTGTTGCAGTGCTTTGCAAGTTGTAACACCTATCTAGATCGATATTTGGTGCTGATGTCTCTGAATAACTGAATATGAATTATGAAACAATTTCCTTGATATAAACAGCTTTCGAAAGCGATAGCTTTCTGTTGTCTTCGTAAATGCATGATAATATTTAAAAGCATGCTTTATATTATGATAGTATTTTCTACAAAATATGGTTACAAATGACGTATCTTCTGCCATATAGCTACTGCTGTCTTGTTTTTATCAACCACGGAAATTTTGCAAAATAACGGAGGCATGAAAGAGACATTTTTAATGTAATAATCACCTTAAGAGCGACGAATACAAAATGGAGAGTTtggtaatttatatattattatttctttattatATGGGGACAGTGTTTTGCTTCGGTAGGTCATATAACATTCACAGCATGCAAGAGGGCAACTACTTCTACAAGTTGCATGCATCTCACATGGATTCATAGCCACAGATCCTCGTGTGGAGCACCAACATGGAATTCACCTAACCTAATTTTGTGAAACTCTAAATTACCCTTCACGCTTTTACACTTATGAAGTACGGATGTTTAGTTGAGCTTTTATGATTGGTCACACATTACAAGAAAAACACTAAATATCGTTGAATTTAGCGTCGGACATTAGCGTCACGTTTATCGGCAGATTTGACAATATATTCTTTAGATAAAAAGGTTATCGTTAGATTTGATATTTCGACGGtaaattcgtctgtaataatgagaaaaaaaattgacgCTAAAATTATTGTGGGATTTACCGTGAATTTATTTGCCGGTAAATCTCAATTAGTGAAACGTTGCGTTCTAGTCATATGCAATGCATTACTGTCGGATTTATCCGCCAATAAATTCGCCGGTAAACCTAAAAATGCGTAACCCTCTCCCCTCACTTTCGAGAACAACCTTCTCTCTCCTCCattctcctctctcttctctatcCCCTACAACATCTTTTGACAACCCCTCTAGCCACTCTCGCCAACGCTACCCACCTCGATTCTCCTCTAAAATATGTATTAAGTTGTCTGGATCGTGTTTCGTTGTCTCAAACTAAGTTGTTCCATCTGTTTCTGCCACCGTTAGAAGAGCTACCGCTGCCGCTCCCTCTGATATCGGAGTTGTGTCTCTCTTCTGTCGTCCAGGTAGGTTGGTCTCATCTAGAGATGACAACACCACCCGAGGCTCGGTTTAGGTAATACCCGCCCCggtatatatgtataatatgtaaaataattagtaaataattaataatattgtatcatatttaaatttttactttaatttatgttatgtatgatgatggttatataaattttgaactttaattttatttattggattttaata
The genomic region above belongs to Arachis duranensis cultivar V14167 chromosome 3, aradu.V14167.gnm2.J7QH, whole genome shotgun sequence and contains:
- the LOC107482248 gene encoding probable CoA ligase CCL12 produces the protein MGKGLRELGVKDFLEAGLSVAEAIEFDGVLREIVSLCVSSTDIWRQIVTRRVLKPSHPHSFHQLVYYSLYQSSSNASHHADPPLYWFPSLEQARISNLGHVMETYGPKLFGSSYKDPITSYPLMHKFSVDNPQEYWSIVLKELSVSFIEAPRCILDTSDPSKHGGTWLPGSVLNIADCCLQPCARPYKSDDSLAIVWRDEECDDSMVNRMTLKQLRQQVMLVASAIDATFSKGDAIAIDMQMTVNAVVIYLAIVLAGCAVVSIADSFAPKEISSRLRVSKAKGIFTQDFILRGGKKFHLYSRVTEAASCKVIVVPVTGEELGVQLREQDMSWNAFLSTVSQNGRSGGYSPIYQSVDSVTNILFSSGTTGDPKAIPWTQLAPIRSAADGWAAIDIQPGDVYCWPTNLGWVIGPTVLYHCFLNGAALALYHGSPQGSDFGKFVQDAGVTILGTVPSLVKAWKSTQCMEGLDWTKIKAFCSSGETSNVDDDLWLSSKAYYSPIVELCGGTELASSYIAGSPLQPQAFGAFSTASMTTGFVILDENGVAYPEGVPCVGEVGLFPLSLGASDRLLNADHDMVYFKGMPTYKGQVLRRHGDIIKRTVGGYIIVQGRADDTMNLGGIKTSSIEIERVCDRADECISETAAVSVAPPSGGPDQLAIFVVLKKGYVSNAETLKLRFSKAIQSNLNPLFKVSHVKVVGEFPRTASNKILRRVLRDQMKQELSVKSRL